In Egibacteraceae bacterium, the DNA window CGGCGCTCACCGTCGGGCTGTTCGCCTGGACCTACGGCGAGAACGGCGACCTCACCCAGGCGCGCTCGGCCGCCCTCACCGCCCTCGTGGTGTTCACCGCCGTGCAGGTCCTGAACTCCCGCGCCGAGCACGCGTCGGTCTTCTCGATGAACCCGGTGGCGAACCGTTTCCTCACCGTGGCGCAGATCGGGGCGCTCGGGGTCCACGCCGTTGCGCTGCACCTGCCGTTCACGCAGTTCGTCCTGCGCGTGGAGCCGATCCCGCTCGCCGCGTGGGGGCGCATCGTGCTGCTGTCACTCGCCGTGGTCGTGGCCAACGAGCTCCACAAGCTCGCCCGGCGGTGAGGCACGCGCCTACGTGCGTGGGTACGGGGCGCGGGCGATCAGCTGTGGGGCGGTCTGGTCAACCAGTGGCGGTGGCGCCGGCCGGGCGAGGTGGAACCCCTGCGCGTAGTGCACACCGAGTTCCTTGAGCTTGGTCAGCTCCTGCTGGCCCTCGACGCCCTCGGCGACGATGCGGATCCCGGTCTGGTCGGCGAACGCGACGAGCGATTCCGCGAGGGACTGCCGCACGGGGTCGATGTGGATGTCGCGCGTGAGCGTGATGTCGAGCTTCATGATGTCGGGGCTGAGCCGGAGGATGTGGCGCAGGCTCGCGAAGCCGGCCCCGGCGTCGTCCACGGCCAGCCGCACCCCCTGGGAGCGCAGGCGGGCGACGGCCCCCGTGAGCCGCCGATAGTCCGCCACGGCGGCGTGCTCGGTCACCTCCACGACTACCCTGTAGGCGTCGACGTCCGCCAGAGCACGCGCGAGGCGCTCGTCGACGAGCAGATCAGGTGAGACGTTGACGCTCAGGTCGACGCCCGGCGGCAGGTCGGGCAGCATGCGCAGCGCCGCGTTGACCGCCGCGAGCTCCAGCTCGCGCCCCAACCCGCATGCCGCGGCCTCAGCGAACCACACGTCGGGACCCTGCCGGGGCTCCGTCGCGAACCGGGCGAGCGCCTCGGCCCCGACGATCCGGCCCGATGCGAGCTCGTAGACCGGCTGGAGCACCATGTCGGGTCCTCCCGCGGCCAGCACGTCCCTGATGCGGCGGCACACCGCCGGATCGACCGGCCGCTCATCGGCTCCTGCGTGGAGGGCGGCAAGGTGGAGCTCCTGTGCCAACCGCTCGGCCAGCCCGCGCTCGTGGCGGCGGAGGGTGCGGAAGGTGCCCACGAACTCCGTGAGGAGTCCCATCGCGGGGACGAGGAACTGCGCCGCCCGGAAGGGGGTGCTCGCCCACCACGCCGCGTCGAAGAGACTCCCGGCACCGACGGTCAACCCGAGGTCACCGACGAGGAGCACCAGACCGACCGCCACCCAGGCCTGCGGGCATGAGGGGTGGCGCAGGACCACCACCACGAGCAGCACGCTGACGACCGCGGCGGACGCGAGCAGCATCGCGGTCGCGCCCCGGTACATGGGGGTGAACGTTCCCTCACCGGTCACGAGCTCGGGCACGGGCGGCAACGGCAGGTCCCACACCGCCGCGCCGATCGAGACGCCGAAGCCGACCGTCAGCCAATGCCGCCACCTCGCCGACCCGCCCCGGCCGGCCCAGAGGGCGCCCGCGACGAACGTCGGCAGGGCGGCGTGCCAGATGAGGTAGAGCCTGCCCGAGCCGCTCGGTGTCGTGCCGAAGACGTCGTGCACGGCAAAGCCAGAGAGCGTGAACCCCTGGGCCAGCATGGCGACGGCGGCGAGCGCGAAGCCGGCACCCAGCCAGCGAAGGCGGTTGTCGTCGAGCACGGACGCCCGCGCGTAGAGCAGGTAGGCGACCAGCCCTCCGGCCGCCACCGCGAACGCATAGAGGACGGGCACCGCGAGCACGCCCGCAGCGACCCTCTCGGGCCACATCCTCCCGGCGACGTACACCACGCCGGCCAGCAGGGTCGGCACGGCCAGCACCCGCTGGACGAGCCGGCCCTCCCCGACAAGGACCCCGGCGGTGTCCTCGAACCGCAGGAGCTCCCGCGGGCGCGTGCCAGAGCGGTCTTCAGCGCCCAGGTCCAAGAAGCCTCCGCCGTCAGTGGTGATCACGAAAGGCCAGCGGCCATCCGTATCGTTCCGTCTGCACCAAATCTACGGTTTGGGGCGGCATTCGACAACTCCTCAGCCTGCCCCCGCATCGGACGGCGTGTCACTGCGCGGCCGTAGGCTCCCGGAATGGGCAGGGTGCGGATCCGGGCTCGCTGCGAGCAGTGCGCCCACATCGAGGCCAAGTGGCTCGGCCAGTGCCCGGGCTGCCGGGCCTGGGGGAGCATGGTCGAGGAGGCGGCGCCGCGACAGCAGGCCGGGCGCCCGGACACCCCGCGCGCCACCGGCCCCCCACGGCGTCCGGCGCGGCCGATCCGCGACGTGCCCCTCGATGCGGAGCAGTGCACGCCCACGGGGCTCGGCGAGCTCGACCGGGTCCTCGGCGGAGGCTTCGTGCCAGGCTCCGTGACCCTGTTCGGCGGGGAGCCCGGGGCCGGCAAGTCCACCCTCCTGCTGCAGGCCGCCGACGCGCTCGCGCGGTCGGGCCGCAGCGTGCTGTACGTGTCCGCCGAGGAGTCCGCCGTGCAGGTGCGGCTCCGCGCCGAGCGCCTGGGGACCCTTTCGGAGCGGCTGCTGCTCGCGAGCGAGACCGACCTCGACGTCGTCATCGGCCTCGTAGAGGCGCACGGGCCCGACGTGCTGCTCGTCGACTCCGTGCAGACCATCCGCGACCCGGACACGCCGGGTGGCGCGGGCGGGGTGAGCCAGGTCCGCGAGTGCGCCGCCGCGCTCACCCGCTGCGCGAAGCAGCGGGGCATGGCCTGCGTGCTGGTCGGCCACGTGACGAAGGACGGCCAGCTCGCCGGCCCGCGCGTCCTCGAGCACATCGTCGACACGGTCTGCGACCTCGACGGCGACCGCCACCACGCCCTGCGGCTGCTCCGCGCGACGAAGAACCGCTTCGGTCCCGTGGGCGAGGTCGGCTGCTTCGAGATGACCGCCCGGGGCATGGTCGGCATCGCCGACGCCGGGCGGCTGTTCGTGGGCGAGGCGGTGGACGGTATCCCCGGCGTGGCGGTCACGCTCGCGCTCGAGGGGCGCCGGCCGTTGGCCTGCGAGGTGCAGGCGCTGACCGCGCCGACGAGCCAGGTCAACCCCCGCCGTGTCGCGAGCGGCCTGGACGGGGCCCGCCTGAGCCTTCTCGTGGCCGTGCTCGACCGCCGCGCGAACGTCCCACTGCGCAACCACGACGTCTACGCGTCGAGCGTGGGCGGCGTGCGCCTGTCCGAGCCGGCGGTCGACCTCGCGCTCTGCCTCGCCCTTACGTCCGCGGCCACCAACCGTGCGGTCCCCCGCGACCTCGTCGCCGTCGGGGAGGTCGGCCTCGCCGGCGAGCTGCGCCTCGTCGCGCAGACCGAGCGGCGCCTCGCCGAGGCGGCAAGGCTCGGCTTCCGCAGTGCCGTTTTGCCCGCTGCGTATGATGGGGGTGCCTTCGGCCTCCGGCTGCATCGGGCGCGTGACCTCGTCCAGGCCGTTGCGGCCGGGCTCGGCTGAGGGAGTACCGAGAGGGAGGAAGAGGCCAGATTGGCGCCGCCGCGGGACGACCGGATGCTCGCCGTGCTGCAGAAGGTCGCGCCCGGGACCGCCCTGCGGGAGGGCATCGACCGGATCATCCGCGCCGGCAAGGGCGCCATCATCGTGCTCGGCAACACCGCGCAGGTGGACGCGCTCGTGTCCGGCGGTTTCAGGATGGACACGAAGTTCACCGCCCAGCGTCTGTCCGAGATCGCGAAGATGGACGGGGCGATCGTGCTCGACGAGGACGTCGAGCGCATCATCTACGCCAACGTCCACCTCGTGCCCGACCCGAGCATCCCGACGGCGGAGACCGGCACCCGTCACCGCACCGCGGAGCGCGTCGCCCGCCAGACGAGCAAGCCGGTCATCAGCGTCAGCGAGTCCATGCGCACCGTCACCCTCTACATCGACTCGGCGAAGCAGTCGCTCGAGGAAATCAGCTCCATCCTGTTCCGCGCGAACCAGGCTCTCGCGACGCTGGAGCGCTACCGCACCCGCCTCGACGAGGTCTCGAGCGCGCTCTCGGCGCTGGAGATCGAGAACGTCGTGAGCCTGCGCGACGCGCTCACCGTCGTCCAGCGCGCCGAGATGGTCCGTCGCATCTCCGACGAGATCGAGGCGTACGTCGCCGAGCTCGGCACCGACGGCCGGCTCCTGCAGCTGCAGCTCGACGAGCTCATGGCGGGAGTGCAGAGCGAACGCGTGCTCGTGGTCCGCGACTACATGCCTGACCGCCGTCGCCGGATGGAGACCGTCCTCGCGGCGCTCGACCAGGTGCCCCCCCAGGAGCTGCTCGACCTCGAGAACCTCGCGCGGGTGATCGGCTTCGACATCGGCGAGGACGGTATCGACCAGGCGCTCCAGCCGCGCGGCTACCGCCTGCTGTCGCGCATACCGCGCCTGCCCGACCGCACCATCGACCGGCTCGTGCTGCGCTTCGGCAACCTGCCGCGGCTCATGGAGGCGAGCCTCGCCGACCTCGACGACGTGGAGGGGATCGGCGAAACCCGCGCCAGGACCATCCGTGAGGGCCTCACCCGCCTGGCCGAATCGTCGATCCTCGAGCGCTACACGTAGCCCTCGACGGTCCAAGCGGCGCCTGCCCGTCGCGCCCTCCGGCGCACCGCACCTGTCCGGCGGTAGACGCAACCCCCGATCGGGGGTGGCCAAGAAGGCGCTGACCAGCGGCTTTGCCTTTTGGGCGCTCCGTCATCTGTGATACGGTCGATGCCCTCCACGAGTCGCGCCGTCCGACGCCCGCCATCCGGGCGACGGGAAGAGCGCCGGGAAGGACTGCCCGCATGAGCTACCGCGTTGGTGACACAGTCGTGTACCCGCACCACGGTGCGGCGATCATCGAAAAGCGCGAGAAGCGCAACCTCCAGGGGGAGGAGCGCGACTACCTCGTGCTGCGCCTCACCTACGGAGACCTGACGCTCATGGTGCCCGCCGACGCCACCGACGAGGTGGGCCTGCGCAGCGTCGTGAACAAGAAGCAGGTCGAGGAGGTCCTCGACGTGCTGAAGAGGCGTGACGGGTCGATGCCCACGAACTGGTCCCGGCGGTTCAAGGCCAACTACGAGAAGCTGCGCTCCGGCGACATCTTCCAGGTCGCCGAGGTCGTGCGGAACCTCGCCCTGCGCGAGCGCGACAAGGGCTTGTCGGCGGGGGAGAAGCGCATGCTCACCAAGTCGAAGCAGATCCTCATCTCCGAGCTCGCCGCGGCGATCAAGAAGACCGACGAGCAGGCCGAAGCTCTCATCGACGAGGTGCTCGCCAGCTAGCCCGCGCGGCGCAGCACCCGAGCCGCCCGCCTCCCGCGGGCGGTCGCCGGCGATGCTGGAGCCGCTGTGCCCGACGCTGCACCTGCCCGCAGGGGCGGGACCGTCCTCGTCGAGCTTGTCCGCCTCGCCGTGGTCGTGCTCGCCACCGCCACGGCCTTCGAGCTGTCGGCGTTGATCGAGCCGCTGCGCTCCCTGCGCGCGGCCCCCGAGGCCCCGCTGGCGGTCACCGTGCTCGGCGCGGGCTTCGGCTACGTCGCGGGCGGGGTCTTCGGACGCTTCGCCCTGGGCCGAATCGACGCCGCCGAGCGCAGCCTCCACTCGCTGTCTGCCGGTGAGCTGCTCGCCGCAGCACTCGGCGGCTGCGCCGGACTCGCCCTCACCCCCGCGTTCGCCTGGCCCCTGCTGCTGTTCGACAACCGCACGGTGACGGTGCCGCTCGCCGCGCTCGCCGCCCTGCTGCTCGCCGGCACCGGTGTCCGCGTCGGCGCGGGGCGCGGCGGGGACCTGCTGCGCTTCCTCGGCGCGAGCGGAAGGCTCGAGGTCACCACGCCGAGCCACGGTTCGGGCGCGAAGCTCGTCGACACCTCCGCCCTCGTCGACGGACGCCTCGTCGACGTGTGCCGCTCGGGCTTTCTCGAGGGAACCCTCGTCGTCCCGCGCTTTGTCGTCTACGAGCTGCAGGGACTCGCCGACGCCGCCGACGAGCAGCGCAGGGCGCGTGGCAGGCGCGGTCTCGACGTCCTCGCCGCGCTCCAGCGATCGGCCGGCGTCGCGGTCGAGATGACCGACCGCGATCATCCCGATGTCGACACGGTCGACGCGAAGCTCGTCGCCATGGCCCGCGAGCGGGGCGCGCGGCTGCTGACCGTGGACAGTAACCTCGGCCGGGTCGCCGAGGTGCAGGCGGTCAAGGTGCTGAACCTCCACACGCTCGCCGAGGACCTGCGCCCCCCGGTCCTGCCCGGCGACGAGCTGTCGCTGCGGGTCGTCAAGGCCGGCAAGGAGCCCCGGCAGGGTGTGGGCTACCTCGCGGATGGCACGATGGTCGTCGTGGAGGGCGGTCGCAACCGCCAGGGCGAGCATGTGCACGCGGAGGTGACGAGCATCCTGTCGACCGGCAACGGGCGGATGGTGTTCGCCACGCTGCGCAGCGACGCGCCCCGGCTCGTCGCGCCGACCGCCGCAGAGCGGTGACCGCCCGCGCCGTCGGCCTCGTCGTCGCGGCAGGAACGGGTCAGCGCCTCGGCGCCGCGACCCGCAAGGGGTTGGTGAAGCTCGCCGGCGAGCCGCTGCTCGTCCACGCGGTACGTGCCTTCACGGCCTGCGACGCGATCGGCGAGATCGTGCTCGTCGTTGCTCCCGCCGACCTCGACGGGGCGGCGGCCGCCCTGCGCGGCGCCGGCCTCGCGGTCGGGGCCGTCGTCGCCGGTGGCGACACGCGCCAGGAGTCGGTGCGCCTCGGTCTCTCCGCGTGCCCGCCCGATGCGGAGGCGGTCGCCGTCCACGACGCCGCGCGGCCCCTCGTGAGCGCCGACCTCGTGACCCGCACCGTCCGCGCGCTCGTGGCCCCCTGGGCCGCGGTGGCGCCGGGCCTGCCCATCGTCGACACGATGAAGCTCGTCGACGCGGTCGCCGCCCCGCTCACGACCCCGGTCGCCGTCGTGCGGACCGTCGAGCGCCACGGCCTGTGGGCCGTGCAGACGCCGCAGGTGTTCGGCGCCCGGACGCTGCGGCGCGTCCACGACCGGCTCGACAGCCTCGCGACGGACGACCTCGTCCTCGTCGAGCAGGCCGGCGGGCGGGTCCGCCTCATCGAGGGCGACCGGCGCAACTTCAAGATCACCTTCCCCGAGGACCTGCTGATCGCGGAGGCGCTGCTCGCCGGGGAGCGCCTTCCGTGACGCCGGCCGTGCGGGTCGGCCAGGGCGTCGACGTCCATCCGTTGAGCGACGACCCGGCGCGGCCCCTCGTGCTCGGCGGCATGCGCATCCCCGGCGCGGCCGGTCTCGCCGGCCACTCGGATGCCGACGCCCTCCTGCACGCCGTCGTCGACGCCCTCCTCGGGGCGGCGGGGTTGGGCGACATCGGTGCGCTGTTCGGATCCGAGGACCCCGACTACGCCGGCGCGGACTCGCAGGTGTTCCTCGCCGGCGCGCTCGCGCAAGTCGTCGAGCACGGCTGGGCCGTCGGCAACGTCGACGTGACGATCGTCGCGCAACGACCCCGGCTCGCGCCCTACCGGGAGGGCATCGCGCGGTCGCTCGCCACGCTCCTCGGCGTGCCGGCCGCCGCGGTCAACGTGAAGGCGACGACGAGCGACGGTCTCGGCTTCACCGGCCGGGGAGAAGGCATCGCCTGCCTCGCGATCGTGCTCCTGGAGGCCCGTTAGGCTGTCGGGCACATGGAAGGCAGCCCGCACTCGTCGTCCCTTCGCCTGCACAACACCCTGACGCGCCGCGTGGAGGCGTTCGTCCCCCGGGAGCAGGGACGCGTCGGCATGTACGTGTGCGGCCCGACGGTCCAGGGTCCGCCGCACTTCGGGCACGCGCGCGGCGCGATCGTGACCGACGTGCTGCGCCGCCACCTCGAGTGGTCGGGCTACCGCGTCCTTCACGTGCGCAACATCACCGACGTGGAGGACAAGATCATCGCGCGCGCCGAGGCGGAGGGCCGCACCGCCGCGGAGGTGGCCGAGGACTACGCACGGGTGTGGGAGTCCCAGATCGGCGCGCTCGGCGTGCTGCCGCCGCACATCGTGCCTCGGGCGACGGGCCACATCCTCGAGATGATCGAGCTCATCGAGGAGCTCATCGAGGCGGGCGCCGCGTACGAGGCCGCAGGCGACGTGCTGTTCCGCGTCCGCGCGTTCGAGGGGTACGGCAAGCTTTCGGGCCGGCGGGTCGACGAGCTGCGCGCCGGCGCCCGCGTCGAGCCCGACGAGCGCAAGGAGGACCCGCTCGACTTCGCGCTGTGGAAGGCGGCGAAACCCGACGAGCCGTCGTGGCCCTCCCCGTGGGGTCGGGGCCGCCCCGGGTGGCACATCGAGTGCTCGGCGATGGCGGCGAAGTACCTCGGACAGGGCTTCGACCTCCACGCCGGCGGCATCGACCTCGTCTTCCCCCATCACGAGAACGAGGTCGCGCAGTCCGAGGCCGCAACGGGTGCGCCGTTCGTCCGCCACTGGCTGCACCACGGGCTGCTCAACCTCGGTGCGGAGAAGATGTCGAAGTCGGTCGGCAACATCATCTCGCTCGGGGAGGCGCTGGAGCGCTACGGACCGACCGTGCTCCGCCACTTCTATCTCGGCGCGCACTACCGCTCGCCCGTCGAGTTCAGCGAGGAGCGTCTCGACGAGGCCCGTGCCGCGTTCGACCGCTGGGCGGCGTTCGTGCGCGCGACGGCGGGGCTGCGGGGCGCGGGCGCCGCAGCCGACGCGGACCCGGCTGAGGCACAGCAGGCGCGCCGGGCGTTCCGCGCCGCCCTCGACGAAGACCTCAACACCCCGCAGGCGCACGCGGTGCTGTTCGCGCTCGTGAGCGCCGGCAACCGCCACCTCGAGATGGGTCGTCGCGCGGAGGCGGCGCGGCTCGCCGAGGTCCTCGTCGAGCTGGCGGGCGTGCTCGGCTACGGCTTCGCGCCGGCGCAGGCGGACCGCGCCGGCCTCCTCGGCGCCCTCGTCGAGGAGCTCCTGCGACTGCGGGCGCAGGCCCGGGAGCGCCGGGACTTCGCCACCGCCGACGACATCCGGGCACGGCTGGCGGGGCTCGGCGTCGTCGTCGAGGACTCGCCTGAAGGCGCCCTCTGGCACCTGTCCTGACGGTGGCCTCCTCCCGGGGTTCCGGCCAGCCGGTTGCGGTCATCCCGGGCCGGCGTCCGGTCGCCGAGGCGCTGCGCGCCGGCCGTCGGCTGCGCGAGGTCGTCGTCACCGACCCCGGTGCGGTGGCGGACCTCGCCGCCGCCGC includes these proteins:
- the ispD gene encoding 2-C-methyl-D-erythritol 4-phosphate cytidylyltransferase — protein: MTARAVGLVVAAGTGQRLGAATRKGLVKLAGEPLLVHAVRAFTACDAIGEIVLVVAPADLDGAAAALRGAGLAVGAVVAGGDTRQESVRLGLSACPPDAEAVAVHDAARPLVSADLVTRTVRALVAPWAAVAPGLPIVDTMKLVDAVAAPLTTPVAVVRTVERHGLWAVQTPQVFGARTLRRVHDRLDSLATDDLVLVEQAGGRVRLIEGDRRNFKITFPEDLLIAEALLAGERLP
- a CDS encoding EAL domain-containing protein, which produces MDLGAEDRSGTRPRELLRFEDTAGVLVGEGRLVQRVLAVPTLLAGVVYVAGRMWPERVAAGVLAVPVLYAFAVAAGGLVAYLLYARASVLDDNRLRWLGAGFALAAVAMLAQGFTLSGFAVHDVFGTTPSGSGRLYLIWHAALPTFVAGALWAGRGGSARWRHWLTVGFGVSIGAAVWDLPLPPVPELVTGEGTFTPMYRGATAMLLASAAVVSVLLVVVVLRHPSCPQAWVAVGLVLLVGDLGLTVGAGSLFDAAWWASTPFRAAQFLVPAMGLLTEFVGTFRTLRRHERGLAERLAQELHLAALHAGADERPVDPAVCRRIRDVLAAGGPDMVLQPVYELASGRIVGAEALARFATEPRQGPDVWFAEAAACGLGRELELAAVNAALRMLPDLPPGVDLSVNVSPDLLVDERLARALADVDAYRVVVEVTEHAAVADYRRLTGAVARLRSQGVRLAVDDAGAGFASLRHILRLSPDIMKLDITLTRDIHIDPVRQSLAESLVAFADQTGIRIVAEGVEGQQELTKLKELGVHYAQGFHLARPAPPPLVDQTAPQLIARAPYPRT
- a CDS encoding CarD family transcriptional regulator → MSYRVGDTVVYPHHGAAIIEKREKRNLQGEERDYLVLRLTYGDLTLMVPADATDEVGLRSVVNKKQVEEVLDVLKRRDGSMPTNWSRRFKANYEKLRSGDIFQVAEVVRNLALRERDKGLSAGEKRMLTKSKQILISELAAAIKKTDEQAEALIDEVLAS
- a CDS encoding PIN domain-containing protein, whose product is MPDAAPARRGGTVLVELVRLAVVVLATATAFELSALIEPLRSLRAAPEAPLAVTVLGAGFGYVAGGVFGRFALGRIDAAERSLHSLSAGELLAAALGGCAGLALTPAFAWPLLLFDNRTVTVPLAALAALLLAGTGVRVGAGRGGDLLRFLGASGRLEVTTPSHGSGAKLVDTSALVDGRLVDVCRSGFLEGTLVVPRFVVYELQGLADAADEQRRARGRRGLDVLAALQRSAGVAVEMTDRDHPDVDTVDAKLVAMARERGARLLTVDSNLGRVAEVQAVKVLNLHTLAEDLRPPVLPGDELSLRVVKAGKEPRQGVGYLADGTMVVVEGGRNRQGEHVHAEVTSILSTGNGRMVFATLRSDAPRLVAPTAAER
- the ispF gene encoding 2-C-methyl-D-erythritol 2,4-cyclodiphosphate synthase, which encodes MTPAVRVGQGVDVHPLSDDPARPLVLGGMRIPGAAGLAGHSDADALLHAVVDALLGAAGLGDIGALFGSEDPDYAGADSQVFLAGALAQVVEHGWAVGNVDVTIVAQRPRLAPYREGIARSLATLLGVPAAAVNVKATTSDGLGFTGRGEGIACLAIVLLEAR
- the disA gene encoding DNA integrity scanning diadenylate cyclase DisA, which produces MAPPRDDRMLAVLQKVAPGTALREGIDRIIRAGKGAIIVLGNTAQVDALVSGGFRMDTKFTAQRLSEIAKMDGAIVLDEDVERIIYANVHLVPDPSIPTAETGTRHRTAERVARQTSKPVISVSESMRTVTLYIDSAKQSLEEISSILFRANQALATLERYRTRLDEVSSALSALEIENVVSLRDALTVVQRAEMVRRISDEIEAYVAELGTDGRLLQLQLDELMAGVQSERVLVVRDYMPDRRRRMETVLAALDQVPPQELLDLENLARVIGFDIGEDGIDQALQPRGYRLLSRIPRLPDRTIDRLVLRFGNLPRLMEASLADLDDVEGIGETRARTIREGLTRLAESSILERYT
- the radA gene encoding DNA repair protein RadA, whose amino-acid sequence is MGRVRIRARCEQCAHIEAKWLGQCPGCRAWGSMVEEAAPRQQAGRPDTPRATGPPRRPARPIRDVPLDAEQCTPTGLGELDRVLGGGFVPGSVTLFGGEPGAGKSTLLLQAADALARSGRSVLYVSAEESAVQVRLRAERLGTLSERLLLASETDLDVVIGLVEAHGPDVLLVDSVQTIRDPDTPGGAGGVSQVRECAAALTRCAKQRGMACVLVGHVTKDGQLAGPRVLEHIVDTVCDLDGDRHHALRLLRATKNRFGPVGEVGCFEMTARGMVGIADAGRLFVGEAVDGIPGVAVTLALEGRRPLACEVQALTAPTSQVNPRRVASGLDGARLSLLVAVLDRRANVPLRNHDVYASSVGGVRLSEPAVDLALCLALTSAATNRAVPRDLVAVGEVGLAGELRLVAQTERRLAEAARLGFRSAVLPAAYDGGAFGLRLHRARDLVQAVAAGLG
- the cysS gene encoding cysteine--tRNA ligase, which codes for MEGSPHSSSLRLHNTLTRRVEAFVPREQGRVGMYVCGPTVQGPPHFGHARGAIVTDVLRRHLEWSGYRVLHVRNITDVEDKIIARAEAEGRTAAEVAEDYARVWESQIGALGVLPPHIVPRATGHILEMIELIEELIEAGAAYEAAGDVLFRVRAFEGYGKLSGRRVDELRAGARVEPDERKEDPLDFALWKAAKPDEPSWPSPWGRGRPGWHIECSAMAAKYLGQGFDLHAGGIDLVFPHHENEVAQSEAATGAPFVRHWLHHGLLNLGAEKMSKSVGNIISLGEALERYGPTVLRHFYLGAHYRSPVEFSEERLDEARAAFDRWAAFVRATAGLRGAGAAADADPAEAQQARRAFRAALDEDLNTPQAHAVLFALVSAGNRHLEMGRRAEAARLAEVLVELAGVLGYGFAPAQADRAGLLGALVEELLRLRAQARERRDFATADDIRARLAGLGVVVEDSPEGALWHLS